The Ascidiaceihabitans donghaensis genome has a window encoding:
- a CDS encoding nucleoside deaminase, which yields MNADDTRLLRIAYEEAKAGFDEGGCPIGSVLARGGEVVSQGRNQRVQKGDPIAHGEMDALRKAGRQKTYRDTTLYTSLSPCMMCSGTIIQFGIPRVVIGENNTFGGNEDFLRSKGVEVIIADDPDCTALMQRFIEEKPELWAEDIAE from the coding sequence ATGAACGCTGACGACACCCGCCTGCTGCGCATCGCCTATGAAGAGGCAAAAGCCGGTTTTGATGAAGGCGGCTGCCCCATCGGTTCAGTGCTGGCGCGCGGGGGCGAAGTTGTTTCACAAGGCCGCAACCAGCGTGTGCAAAAAGGCGACCCCATCGCACACGGCGAAATGGATGCGCTGCGCAAGGCGGGGCGGCAAAAGACCTACCGGGACACCACACTTTATACGTCACTAAGCCCTTGCATGATGTGTTCAGGCACCATCATCCAATTTGGCATCCCGCGCGTGGTGATCGGGGAAAATAACACGTTTGGCGGCAACGAAGATTTCCTGCGCTCCAAAGGCGTTGAAGTCATCATCGCAGACGACCCGGACTGCACTGCTTTGATGCAGCGGTTCATTGAAGAAAAGCCCGAGCTGTGGGCCGAAGACATCGCCGAATAA